In Planococcus versutus, the DNA window TTTCTCAGGGCTGCTTGCAGGTATGGCGTTTGGTCCCCACATCAATGGCATGTACACGGACTTGGATAAGAAACGTAAATTGGGTCATTATTTCTGCGTGATTAATCCATCATTTTTTACAGATACCGAAATATTTTTAGAGCAGGTGGATAAAATGATCAAGGAAATTCGTGAAGTACCAGCTGCTAAAGGATTTGATCAAGTTCTTGTGCCAGGAGAAATCGAACAAAAAACCGAAGAGCGAAATCGTAAAGACGGAATCCAACTTGCATTCACTACTTATGAATACTTGAAGAAAAACTAAACAAAAAGGGGAGAATGGAAAATGAAAAAGAAATTATTAACAGGAATTTTTGCATCTGTATTGGTATTGGGAGCTTGTGGGTCAAACGAAGAGAAAACAGAAGGTTCTTCAGAGTCTGGCAAAACAATTGAATGGCGTTTTGGTCATTTAGCGGATGAAAATCACATCTGGCATAAAACAGCTATGAAATTCGAAGAGTTGGTAGAAGAAAACTCAGATGGACAAATGGAAATTACTATTTACCCGAACAACTCGTTAGGTGGAGAAACAGATACAATCAACTCTATTCAAGCCGGAACAGCCGATATGGTTATTTCAGGTGAAACTTTGCAAAACTGGGCACCCAATGCGGCATTAATGGCAGTACCATATGCTTTCCGCGATTTAGATCATGTAAAGTCTGTTGTTGAAGGTGAGATTGGCGAACAAATCAAGCAAGAAATTAGTGATGAAGCGGGATTAAAAGCCCTCTACTATCACACCCGTGCTCCGCGTAACTTAACGTCAAATAAAGCGATTACTTCTCCAGATGATTTAAAAGGATTCAGTATGCGTGTACCAAACGTTCCATTGTTCTTAGATGTATGGCAAGCAGCCGGAGCGTCTCCTCAAGTAATGGACTTTAACGAAGTATTTACAGGATTGCAACAAGGAGTTATTGATGGTCAAGAAAACCCTGTAGATTTAATTAAGAGCGGTGGATTAGCTGAAGTTCAAGACTTTGTAAATCGTACTGAACATGTTTACTCTTGGATTTACATTTTAGTAGGAAACGATCAGTATGATGCGCTTTCTGATGATTTGAAACAAGTGGTTCAAGATGCTGCTGAAGAAGCACAAACGTTTGGTGATGATTTGTATGAAGAAGAAATTGCTGCAGTTGAAAAAGACTTAATGGACGCAGGAATGGAATTTGTAGATGTTGACCAAGATGCGTTCCGTGAAGTAATGACACCAGCTGTAGAATCTTCTTTGTCGGCGGAGCAATTGGAATTGTACAAACAGATCCTTGCAGTTGAATAATATGTGAGTAGGGCATATTTGGCTACTATTGCTAAATATGCCTTTCCATTGAGGAAGGAATGATTTAGATGTCCAATTTCCGGAAAATAATAGACAATACACTCGCTTTTTTAACCGTCCTCAGCTTTGCGGGCGTTATAATTATTGTGACGATTCAAATTATTTCGCGTTTTACTCCAATGTCTTTTATTTGGACAGAAGAATTGACGCGGTATCTCTTTTTATATGGCATTAGTTTTGGTGCTCCACTAGCTTTGATGCGCAATGAATTTATCAATGTGGATATGATTCTTAACCGAATGTCAGATAACTTTCGCAGGTATTATGAAGTAATTATTTACCTGACGATTATTTTGTTGAGCTTGGTAATGGTCGTTCAAGGATATACCTTCACTTTGCTAGGTGATAAACAACAATCGGCCACTATGCCTTTTCAAATGTCAGTTGTTCATGCATCTTTATTGATTATGAGCGTATTCTTAGTGTTTTATGCT includes these proteins:
- a CDS encoding TRAP transporter substrate-binding protein, with amino-acid sequence MKKKLLTGIFASVLVLGACGSNEEKTEGSSESGKTIEWRFGHLADENHIWHKTAMKFEELVEENSDGQMEITIYPNNSLGGETDTINSIQAGTADMVISGETLQNWAPNAALMAVPYAFRDLDHVKSVVEGEIGEQIKQEISDEAGLKALYYHTRAPRNLTSNKAITSPDDLKGFSMRVPNVPLFLDVWQAAGASPQVMDFNEVFTGLQQGVIDGQENPVDLIKSGGLAEVQDFVNRTEHVYSWIYILVGNDQYDALSDDLKQVVQDAAEEAQTFGDDLYEEEIAAVEKDLMDAGMEFVDVDQDAFREVMTPAVESSLSAEQLELYKQILAVE
- a CDS encoding TRAP transporter small permease encodes the protein MSNFRKIIDNTLAFLTVLSFAGVIIIVTIQIISRFTPMSFIWTEELTRYLFLYGISFGAPLALMRNEFINVDMILNRMSDNFRRYYEVIIYLTIILLSLVMVVQGYTFTLLGDKQQSATMPFQMSVVHASLLIMSVFLVFYAAIKIIDLIKNKQDYSQNYGGDDN